From the genome of Nocardia sp. NBC_01503, one region includes:
- a CDS encoding FAD-binding oxidoreductase codes for MSTKAQTTTTAAAETKSASEGADAASNGSYELPTQTRRLTGWGRTAATTSEVLSTSDPELIVKAVAMVAEDNDSKPAHLRRGVIARGLGRSYGDHAQNSGGLVINMPALNRIHRIDRDSRLVDVDGGVSLDQLMKAALPFGLWVPVLPGTRQVTIGGAIASDIHGKNHHSEGSFGNHVRSLDLLTADGKVTTIGPKKNAKLFWATVGGNGLTGIILRATIEMVPTETAYFINDGVKTSTLDETIAAHSDGSEANYTYSSAWFDVMNPLPKLGRATITRGRLAKLDELPAKKQRNPLKFDAPQLLTVPNIFPSFTANKLTLGSVGEAYYAMGGNYTGKIQNLTQFYHPLDMIAEWNRAYGPAGFLQYQFVVPTEAVDEFKKIIIDIQASGHYSALNVFKLFGPGNPAPLSFPMPGWNICVDFPIRAGLNELVTDLDRRVTEFGGRLYTAKDSRTTAETFHKMYPRIDEWIKIRRSVDPTGVFMSDMARRLELQ; via the coding sequence ATGTCCACGAAAGCTCAGACCACCACCACGGCCGCCGCCGAGACGAAATCGGCGAGCGAAGGTGCGGACGCAGCATCGAACGGTTCCTATGAACTGCCGACGCAGACCCGCCGCCTGACCGGTTGGGGTCGCACCGCAGCCACCACATCGGAAGTTCTGTCGACGTCCGACCCGGAGTTGATCGTCAAGGCGGTCGCCATGGTCGCCGAGGACAATGACTCCAAGCCGGCGCACCTACGCCGCGGCGTCATCGCGCGCGGCCTGGGTCGCTCGTACGGCGATCACGCGCAGAACTCCGGCGGCCTCGTCATCAATATGCCGGCGCTGAACCGCATCCACCGGATCGACCGCGACTCCCGCCTGGTCGATGTGGACGGCGGTGTCAGCCTGGATCAGCTGATGAAGGCGGCATTGCCGTTCGGCCTGTGGGTTCCGGTGCTCCCGGGCACCCGGCAGGTGACCATCGGCGGCGCCATCGCCTCCGATATTCATGGCAAGAACCATCACTCCGAGGGTTCCTTCGGCAATCATGTGCGGTCTCTGGACCTGCTCACCGCCGATGGCAAGGTCACCACCATCGGGCCGAAGAAGAACGCGAAGCTGTTCTGGGCCACGGTCGGCGGCAACGGACTGACCGGCATCATCCTGCGCGCCACCATCGAGATGGTGCCGACGGAGACCGCCTACTTCATCAATGACGGCGTCAAGACCAGCACCCTCGACGAGACCATCGCCGCGCACAGCGATGGCAGCGAGGCGAACTACACCTACTCCAGCGCCTGGTTCGATGTGATGAACCCGCTGCCGAAGTTGGGGCGCGCCACCATTACTCGCGGCCGGCTGGCCAAACTGGATGAGCTGCCCGCCAAGAAGCAGCGCAATCCGCTGAAGTTCGATGCGCCGCAACTACTCACGGTGCCGAATATCTTCCCCAGCTTCACCGCCAACAAGCTGACCCTCGGGTCGGTCGGCGAGGCGTACTACGCCATGGGCGGTAATTACACCGGCAAGATCCAGAACCTGACGCAGTTCTACCATCCGCTCGACATGATCGCGGAGTGGAATCGGGCATACGGTCCGGCCGGTTTTCTTCAGTACCAGTTCGTGGTGCCGACCGAGGCCGTCGATGAATTCAAGAAGATCATCATCGATATCCAGGCGTCCGGGCACTATTCGGCGCTCAATGTTTTCAAGCTGTTCGGCCCGGGTAACCCCGCGCCGTTGAGCTTCCCCATGCCGGGCTGGAACATCTGCGTGGACTTCCCGATTCGGGCCGGGCTCAATGAGCTCGTCACCGATCTGGACCGCCGGGTCACCGAGTTCGGCGGGCGGCTCTACACCGCGAAGGACTCCCGAACCACCGCGGAGACCTTCCACAAGATGTACCCCCGGATCGACGAGTGGATCAAGATCCGCCGAAGTGTCGATCCCACAGGCGTTTTCATGTCCGATATGGCGCGAAGGCTGGAGCTTCAGTGA
- a CDS encoding decaprenylphospho-beta-D-erythro-pentofuranosid-2-ulose 2-reductase, whose product MINAVGNPQSILLLGGTSEIGLAICSEYLKKGPARIILAALPGDPLREEAVAQMKSAGASEVEVIDFDALEMDSHPKVIEAAWAHGDVDIAIVAFGMLGDAEELWQDQRKAVIACELNYTAAVSVGVLLGEKMKAQGYGRIIAMSSVAGERVRRSNFVYGSTKAGLDGFYLGLGEALRPHGPRVTVIRPGQVRTRMSAHVKEAPLTVDKEDVAALAVAASEKGKEIVWAPGTFRYIMMVLRHIPRPIFRKLPV is encoded by the coding sequence GTGATCAATGCGGTAGGGAATCCGCAGTCCATTCTGCTGCTTGGCGGCACCTCCGAGATCGGTCTCGCGATCTGCTCGGAGTACCTGAAGAAGGGTCCCGCGCGGATCATTCTGGCGGCGCTGCCCGGCGATCCACTGCGCGAAGAGGCTGTGGCGCAGATGAAGTCGGCCGGCGCCTCCGAGGTCGAGGTCATCGACTTCGACGCCCTGGAGATGGACTCGCACCCCAAGGTCATCGAGGCCGCCTGGGCGCACGGTGATGTGGATATCGCCATTGTCGCCTTCGGCATGCTCGGCGACGCCGAGGAGCTGTGGCAGGACCAGCGCAAGGCCGTCATCGCCTGCGAGCTGAACTACACCGCCGCCGTCTCGGTCGGCGTCCTGCTCGGCGAGAAGATGAAGGCGCAGGGTTACGGCCGCATCATCGCCATGAGCTCGGTCGCCGGTGAGCGCGTGCGCCGCTCCAACTTCGTCTACGGCTCCACCAAGGCCGGCCTGGACGGCTTCTACCTGGGCCTCGGCGAGGCGCTGCGCCCGCACGGCCCGCGCGTCACGGTCATCCGCCCCGGCCAGGTCCGCACCCGCATGTCGGCTCATGTCAAGGAAGCACCCCTGACCGTCGACAAGGAAGACGTGGCCGCGCTCGCGGTAGCGGCCTCCGAAAAGGGTAAGGAAATCGTCTGGGCACCAGGCACTTTCCGCTACATCATGATGGTGCTGCGGCACATCCCGCGCCCCATCTTCCGCAAACTGCCCGTCTAG
- a CDS encoding galactan 5-O-arabinofuranosyltransferase, translating into MSEEAGGRGAVLMRRAGGALSEGALAAVVAAAVAGVGLVAFGTVQWPAFNSSNVTRALTTVGQVVALALLVAAILLMRMDKWPWLAKLLSWAGISGFVTVTLGMPLAATKLYLFGISVDQEFRTQYLTRLTDSAALHDMNYVDLPPFYPGGWFWVGGRFANLTGMAGWEAFKPFAIIGLAVTAVIAVVLWSKLIRADWAVAVAAATTAVTLAYGSPEAYSAPLVLLFAPTMLLAWGALYRPEEPAAATAGGWGAVLGTGLFLGVAAMLYTLYFGVAVFAVCLMAVVAAGLALRERGKAERAQRHRANTDIAVPGRWRTVWPILLRLIVAGVVAGLLALTVWFPFLLKLLGGTIPKSGTAFHYLPEGGSQLPLPMFDFSLLGVFCLLGTVWLVLRVGSSRRAQALAIGVVAIYLWCLLSMTATAAGTTLLSFRLEPILYALLAAAGAFGFVEGARAVYQVLNEPSRMRLAAGVIAVIGAIAFSQQIPHVLANEITTAYTDTDGNGERADKRQPSAVSHYGAIDAALLEQTGRPRDQSVVLTADTTFLAIYPYYGFQALTSHYANPLADFAARSAEIKRWSQLKTPRELMDALAHSPWRAPDAFLFRRSGDEYTLRLSEDVYPNDPNVKRYTVTFPKSLFEDDGHFRATDIGPFTLVVVHP; encoded by the coding sequence ATGAGCGAGGAAGCGGGCGGCCGGGGGGCAGTGCTGATGCGGCGGGCCGGAGGTGCGCTCAGCGAGGGCGCACTGGCGGCGGTGGTCGCGGCGGCGGTCGCCGGGGTCGGGCTGGTGGCCTTCGGGACCGTGCAGTGGCCCGCGTTCAACTCCTCCAATGTGACTCGGGCATTGACGACCGTGGGGCAGGTGGTCGCGCTGGCCTTGCTGGTGGCGGCGATTCTGCTGATGCGGATGGACAAGTGGCCGTGGCTGGCGAAACTGCTTTCCTGGGCGGGGATTTCAGGGTTCGTGACGGTGACCCTCGGGATGCCGCTGGCGGCTACCAAGCTGTATCTGTTCGGGATCTCCGTTGACCAGGAGTTCCGGACGCAATATCTGACGCGGTTGACCGACAGCGCGGCGCTGCACGATATGAACTATGTCGACCTGCCACCGTTTTATCCCGGCGGATGGTTCTGGGTCGGTGGACGATTCGCGAATCTGACCGGAATGGCCGGATGGGAAGCGTTCAAGCCGTTCGCCATCATCGGGCTCGCGGTCACGGCGGTTATCGCGGTTGTGCTGTGGTCCAAGCTGATTCGCGCCGATTGGGCTGTCGCCGTGGCAGCCGCCACCACCGCTGTCACGCTGGCTTACGGATCGCCCGAGGCCTACAGCGCACCGCTGGTCCTGCTGTTCGCACCCACGATGCTGCTGGCCTGGGGTGCGCTGTATCGGCCCGAAGAACCTGCTGCGGCTACCGCCGGTGGCTGGGGTGCGGTGCTGGGGACCGGACTGTTCCTCGGTGTGGCGGCGATGCTCTACACGTTGTACTTCGGCGTGGCGGTCTTCGCGGTGTGCCTCATGGCCGTGGTCGCTGCCGGACTGGCACTGCGTGAGCGCGGTAAAGCGGAACGGGCGCAACGGCATCGGGCGAATACCGACATCGCGGTGCCCGGACGCTGGCGCACGGTGTGGCCGATTCTGCTCCGACTCATTGTCGCGGGCGTTGTCGCGGGGCTGCTGGCACTCACCGTCTGGTTCCCGTTCCTGCTGAAGCTGCTCGGTGGCACCATCCCCAAGTCCGGCACGGCCTTCCACTATCTGCCCGAGGGCGGGTCGCAGTTGCCGCTGCCCATGTTCGATTTCAGCCTGTTGGGCGTGTTCTGCCTGCTCGGCACGGTGTGGCTGGTCCTGCGGGTCGGAAGTTCGCGGCGCGCACAGGCTTTGGCCATCGGCGTGGTCGCCATCTACCTCTGGTGCCTGCTCTCGATGACGGCGACCGCCGCCGGAACCACGCTGCTGTCCTTCCGCCTCGAGCCGATTCTGTACGCGCTGCTCGCGGCGGCCGGTGCGTTCGGGTTCGTGGAGGGGGCGCGGGCGGTCTACCAGGTATTGAACGAGCCGTCGCGAATGCGATTGGCGGCGGGGGTGATCGCGGTGATCGGGGCGATCGCGTTCAGTCAGCAGATTCCGCACGTGCTGGCGAACGAGATCACCACGGCGTACACCGATACCGACGGCAATGGGGAGCGCGCGGATAAGCGGCAGCCCTCGGCGGTCTCGCATTACGGCGCGATCGATGCCGCGCTGCTGGAGCAGACCGGGCGGCCGCGCGATCAGAGCGTGGTGCTGACCGCGGACACCACCTTCCTGGCGATCTACCCGTACTACGGATTCCAGGCGCTCACTTCGCATTACGCGAACCCTCTCGCCGATTTCGCGGCGCGGTCGGCGGAGATCAAGCGGTGGAGTCAATTGAAGACACCGCGGGAGCTCATGGACGCGTTGGCGCACTCCCCCTGGCGGGCACCGGACGCGTTCCTGTTCCGGCGCTCCGGTGACGAGTACACGCTGCGCCTCTCCGAGGACGTGTATCCGAATGATCCGAATGTGAAGCGCTATACGGTGACGTTCCCGAAGTCGCTGTTCGAGGACGACGGTCACTTCCGGGCCACCGATATCGGGCCGTTCACCCTGGTTGTGGTGCACCCCTGA
- a CDS encoding glycosyl transferase: MDRTVPKTVAPERTRGQRVAHRLHSARADLIVATGYLALAALVLSGQWLHTDRGYLIKSGQDQTMWEWFFAVTAHKIAHLENPLGTGLQNYPDGVNMMANTAMFGVGVPLTPVTLLFGPTVTFVLVLTLGLFGTAFAWYWLFSRELVDSKLAAAVGGLFCGFAPAMISHANAHPNFVVLALLPLIALQLIRVARHAHAPIEARKARRLRDAFILGLLVALQIALGEEPLLIFALAFAVFAFVYYLHTPRAGLRALRTMLPTVLLAAGITLALTEIPLWWQFFGPQSYRSIDHGPMQNDLKALFQFPSESLGGVVQHGQNVAINPTEENSYFGWPLLLLVLMTAVFMWRERVVRAAVSVIVAGSVLSLGSTLLIGKRDTGITMPWHWFEKVPLLNSVLESRFTMAAIPAIAIVLAMGTQRALEYWRVSATDWRPLAWFAAMALALLPLTPTILPVVQRPATPAFFADGTVRQYVSHGSVVITPPPTAPDARALQWQTAADFEFPLAGGYFVGPTGTDKKGRYGPDDRPTASLLIKAQHDNKVPVIDDAARARALADLRYWQADVMVLPPTDNADALRLTVDQLVGFPAQRVDGVWLWDVRGLVS; encoded by the coding sequence ATAGACCGAACAGTACCGAAAACTGTTGCCCCGGAGCGCACTCGCGGACAGCGTGTCGCGCACCGGCTGCACTCGGCGCGCGCCGACCTGATCGTCGCCACCGGATACCTCGCACTCGCCGCCCTGGTGCTGTCCGGACAATGGCTGCACACCGATCGCGGCTACCTGATCAAGAGCGGTCAGGACCAGACCATGTGGGAGTGGTTCTTCGCGGTCACCGCGCACAAGATCGCGCACCTGGAGAATCCGCTCGGCACCGGATTGCAGAACTATCCCGACGGCGTGAACATGATGGCCAATACCGCCATGTTCGGTGTCGGCGTACCGCTCACACCCGTCACCCTGCTGTTCGGACCGACCGTCACCTTCGTGCTGGTGCTCACCCTCGGCCTGTTCGGCACCGCCTTCGCCTGGTACTGGCTGTTCTCCCGGGAGCTGGTCGACTCCAAGCTCGCTGCCGCCGTGGGTGGTCTGTTCTGCGGCTTCGCGCCCGCCATGATCTCGCATGCCAACGCACACCCGAACTTCGTTGTGCTGGCCCTGCTTCCGCTCATCGCGCTGCAGCTCATCCGGGTCGCGCGGCACGCGCACGCGCCGATCGAGGCGCGTAAGGCGCGGCGGCTGCGCGATGCCTTCATCCTCGGCCTGCTCGTCGCCCTGCAGATCGCGCTGGGCGAGGAGCCGCTGCTGATCTTCGCGCTCGCCTTCGCCGTCTTCGCGTTCGTGTACTACCTGCACACCCCGCGCGCCGGGCTGCGCGCGCTGCGCACCATGCTGCCGACGGTGCTGCTGGCCGCGGGCATCACCCTGGCCCTCACCGAGATTCCGCTGTGGTGGCAGTTCTTCGGACCGCAGTCCTATCGCTCCATCGACCACGGGCCGATGCAGAACGATCTCAAGGCGCTGTTCCAATTCCCCTCCGAATCGCTCGGCGGGGTGGTCCAGCACGGGCAGAACGTGGCCATCAATCCGACCGAGGAGAACTCCTACTTCGGCTGGCCACTCCTGCTGCTGGTGCTCATGACCGCCGTATTCATGTGGCGCGAGCGCGTGGTGCGGGCCGCGGTCTCCGTGATCGTCGCGGGTTCGGTGCTGTCACTGGGTTCCACCCTGCTGATCGGTAAGCGCGACACCGGAATCACCATGCCGTGGCACTGGTTCGAAAAGGTTCCGCTGCTCAATTCGGTGCTGGAATCGCGATTCACCATGGCCGCCATTCCGGCCATCGCCATTGTGCTGGCCATGGGAACCCAACGCGCACTGGAGTATTGGCGCGTCTCCGCCACCGACTGGCGACCGCTGGCCTGGTTCGCGGCCATGGCCCTGGCCCTGCTGCCGCTCACCCCGACCATCCTGCCGGTGGTGCAACGCCCGGCGACCCCCGCCTTCTTCGCCGATGGCACCGTGCGGCAATACGTTTCGCACGGCTCCGTGGTGATCACACCGCCGCCCACCGCGCCGGACGCCCGCGCCCTGCAGTGGCAGACCGCCGCAGACTTCGAATTCCCGCTCGCCGGAGGGTATTTCGTCGGACCCACCGGAACCGATAAGAAGGGCCGCTACGGTCCGGACGATCGGCCCACCGCGAGCCTGCTCATCAAGGCACAGCACGACAACAAGGTTCCGGTCATCGATGATGCCGCACGGGCGCGGGCCCTGGCGGATCTGCGGTACTGGCAGGCCGATGTGATGGTGCTGCCGCCGACCGACAATGCCGACGCGCTGCGGCTGACGGTGGATCAGCTGGTCGGATTCCCGGCGCAACGCGTTGACGGCGTGTGGCTTTGGGATGTGCGCGGGCTGGTCAGCTGA
- a CDS encoding serine/threonine-protein kinase, with translation MAELRPGEVIAGYVIQRKIGSGGSGTVYVARHPRLPRLAAIKVMGNDEMNADAEAWRRFEREADITARFDHPNIVAVYDTGEDGGRLWISMQYIDGNDADALHGVRPERALRIGSGVASALDYAHGKGVLHRDVKPSNILLSPAEDGRAKRALLTDFGIARLRDESTHLTRTGDVAATFAYASPEQVSGAPLDPRTDQYSLACTLFVLLTGHRPYMAKDLAGWVLAHTQIPPLRITQVRPDLPRALDFVFDRALAKNPEYRFAGCADFVDAAWTALSGPATGDPLPYVSAPRPIPAVDPSRMKTTMRASGFTPNYEPDPTPPPAPVAAPARGSSRLLAGVLGGAIAILLAGGGFLLAYKLESSGNTSGAPLSAIVQPAATGPSGVSSAPAQQATPSATTVAAAPAGQIPAAFLGEWTGSSDQNNDDYRLTIRQGEVNQVVETSTVFRNGTLVCAFDYRLMAVSAGEVTVGGGVTTSGGSNCHPQATQVLRLTGGQIVRDLDISGHVTYDRVS, from the coding sequence ATGGCTGAACTGCGACCCGGCGAGGTGATCGCCGGATACGTCATTCAGCGCAAGATCGGATCTGGCGGCTCCGGCACCGTCTACGTGGCCCGCCATCCCCGTTTGCCCCGGCTCGCCGCCATCAAGGTGATGGGCAATGACGAGATGAACGCCGATGCGGAGGCATGGCGTCGATTCGAACGCGAGGCCGATATCACCGCCCGCTTCGACCATCCCAATATCGTGGCCGTCTACGACACCGGCGAAGACGGCGGGCGACTGTGGATCTCCATGCAGTACATCGACGGCAATGACGCCGACGCGCTGCACGGTGTGCGACCGGAACGGGCGCTGCGGATCGGCAGTGGGGTGGCATCCGCCCTGGATTACGCGCACGGCAAGGGCGTGCTGCATCGCGATGTGAAGCCGTCGAACATTCTGCTCTCCCCGGCCGAGGACGGGCGGGCGAAGCGAGCGCTGTTGACCGACTTCGGGATTGCCCGGCTGCGCGATGAATCCACCCATCTCACCCGGACCGGGGATGTGGCGGCGACCTTCGCGTACGCCTCGCCGGAGCAGGTCTCCGGTGCGCCGCTGGATCCGCGCACCGATCAATACTCGCTGGCCTGCACGCTTTTCGTACTGCTCACCGGGCATCGGCCGTATATGGCCAAGGATCTCGCCGGCTGGGTGCTCGCGCACACCCAGATTCCGCCGCTGCGGATCACCCAGGTCCGGCCGGACCTGCCGCGCGCGCTGGACTTCGTCTTCGATCGGGCCCTGGCCAAGAATCCGGAGTATCGCTTCGCCGGCTGCGCCGATTTCGTGGATGCCGCGTGGACCGCCCTGTCCGGACCGGCGACCGGTGACCCGCTGCCGTATGTGAGTGCGCCCCGGCCGATTCCGGCGGTCGACCCCTCACGCATGAAGACCACCATGCGGGCCTCGGGATTCACACCGAACTACGAGCCCGACCCGACCCCGCCACCCGCACCGGTTGCCGCTCCGGCCCGCGGTAGTTCACGCCTGCTGGCCGGAGTCCTCGGCGGTGCGATCGCGATCCTGCTCGCCGGTGGCGGTTTCCTGCTGGCGTACAAGCTGGAGAGCAGTGGAAACACCTCCGGCGCACCGCTTTCGGCGATTGTGCAACCCGCGGCGACCGGCCCGTCCGGGGTCTCCAGTGCGCCCGCGCAGCAGGCCACACCCTCGGCCACCACGGTGGCGGCCGCGCCCGCCGGGCAGATCCCGGCGGCCTTCCTCGGTGAATGGACCGGCAGCAGCGATCAGAACAATGACGACTACCGCCTCACCATCCGCCAGGGCGAGGTGAACCAGGTCGTGGAGACCTCCACGGTCTTCCGCAATGGAACCCTGGTGTGCGCCTTCGACTATCGACTGATGGCGGTCTCCGCGGGTGAGGTCACCGTCGGCGGTGGCGTCACCACCAGCGGCGGCTCCAACTGCCACCCGCAGGCCACCCAGGTGCTACGCCTGACCGGTGGGCAGATAGTCCGCGACCTCGATATCAGCGGCCACGTCACCTACGACCGCGTCAGCTGA
- a CDS encoding serine/threonine-protein kinase: protein MTELRPGEVIAGYVIARRIGAGGSGVVYAARHPRLPRLTALKILKRDDVTRADEVWKRFEREADITAHFDHPNIVQVYDRGIEDERRWISMQYIEGTDAAELHGISPDRALRIAEEIGGALDYAHGKGVLHRDVKPSNILIAAPDSGRPERALLTDFGIARLRDETTNLTHPGNISATFAFASPEQVSGKPVGPGSDQYSLACTLFVLLTDQRPFTADNLLGWVHAHTQGKPLRVSAVRPDLPAALDAVFARALAKDPDDRYPGCTEFAEAATAAYYSDPALAVTAPARITGRGTAAPAAKAGKPLAQWLFRKKVVLPVLAAVVVAAGAGFMLSHTGSEPAVTGIGAVPDKFVGTWLATEGQTNYRLIVQQGRTGDSILQNRVDGVLPNGAPFHCEFAAPLGQVPSGGDRLLIGTSEIVTGEPANACRANGPTTLTLLSDGRVSRKTDVSGLITYTNADQVASSWGTEYAAIARAFPSLVGQLATNGSAVGWQGANCLERDPGPEDAGPTRGAHRVMCNARDSTGQVRFDFFDFGTRPAQSVGALFFNGNARSIPFSHRDVAGELTVTTDKSVDPATATDTDARHISAAVTFPDGDPRSRFVLLLRWPGHTVDNELSDWLSRAPLK, encoded by the coding sequence ATGACCGAGCTGCGACCGGGCGAAGTGATCGCCGGGTATGTCATCGCGCGGCGAATCGGTGCTGGTGGATCGGGCGTCGTGTACGCGGCGCGACATCCACGGCTGCCCAGGCTGACGGCGTTGAAGATTTTGAAACGCGACGATGTCACCCGGGCCGACGAGGTGTGGAAGCGGTTCGAGCGCGAAGCCGATATCACCGCCCACTTCGATCATCCGAATATCGTGCAGGTGTACGACCGGGGCATCGAGGATGAGCGCCGCTGGATCTCCATGCAGTACATCGAGGGCACCGATGCCGCTGAACTGCACGGGATTTCACCGGATCGGGCACTGCGGATCGCGGAGGAGATCGGCGGTGCGCTGGACTACGCGCACGGCAAGGGCGTGCTGCATCGCGATGTGAAGCCGTCGAACATTCTGATCGCGGCACCGGACAGCGGCAGGCCGGAGCGGGCACTGCTCACCGATTTCGGAATCGCCCGCCTGCGGGACGAGACCACCAATCTCACGCATCCGGGAAATATCTCGGCGACCTTCGCTTTCGCCTCACCCGAACAGGTTTCGGGCAAACCGGTCGGTCCCGGATCGGATCAGTACTCGCTGGCCTGCACCCTGTTCGTCCTGCTCACCGATCAGCGCCCCTTCACCGCCGACAATCTGCTCGGCTGGGTGCACGCCCATACCCAGGGAAAACCACTGCGCGTCAGCGCCGTTCGGCCAGATCTGCCCGCCGCCCTGGACGCCGTCTTCGCCCGCGCCCTGGCCAAGGATCCGGACGACCGCTACCCCGGCTGCACCGAATTCGCCGAGGCCGCCACCGCCGCCTACTACTCGGATCCGGCGCTGGCGGTCACCGCGCCCGCGCGCATTACCGGCCGCGGTACCGCGGCTCCGGCGGCGAAGGCGGGAAAGCCACTGGCACAGTGGCTGTTCCGCAAGAAGGTCGTCCTTCCGGTGCTCGCCGCGGTCGTGGTCGCGGCCGGTGCCGGATTCATGCTGTCGCACACCGGTTCCGAACCGGCAGTGACCGGAATCGGCGCCGTACCAGACAAATTCGTCGGGACCTGGCTCGCGACCGAAGGCCAGACCAACTATCGACTGATCGTGCAGCAGGGCCGCACCGGTGATTCGATTCTGCAGAACCGCGTGGACGGTGTACTGCCCAATGGCGCACCCTTCCACTGTGAATTCGCCGCCCCGCTCGGTCAGGTCCCGTCCGGTGGCGACCGCCTGCTGATCGGGACCTCCGAGATCGTGACCGGTGAGCCCGCCAATGCCTGCCGTGCCAATGGACCCACCACGCTGACCCTGCTCTCGGATGGCCGGGTGAGCCGCAAAACCGATGTGAGCGGCCTGATCACGTACACCAATGCCGATCAGGTGGCGAGCTCCTGGGGAACCGAATACGCCGCCATCGCACGAGCTTTCCCGAGTCTGGTCGGGCAATTGGCGACCAATGGCAGTGCGGTGGGATGGCAGGGCGCGAACTGTCTCGAGCGTGATCCCGGCCCGGAGGACGCCGGGCCCACACGGGGCGCGCACCGGGTGATGTGCAATGCGCGGGACTCCACCGGACAGGTCCGCTTCGACTTCTTCGACTTCGGAACCCGCCCGGCGCAATCTGTGGGTGCGCTGTTCTTCAACGGCAATGCCCGGTCCATCCCGTTCAGCCATCGGGATGTGGCCGGGGAATTGACCGTGACCACCGATAAATCCGTGGATCCGGCCACGGCGACCGATACCGATGCCCGGCACATCTCGGCCGCGGTCACCTTCCCGGACGGCGATCCGCGATCGCGTTTCGTTTTACTGCTCCGCTGGCCGGGTCACACCGTCGATAATGAACTGAGCGACTGGCTTTCCCGAGCGCCGTTGAAGTAG